The genomic region CCATGCGCTCGGATCCTGTGCCCAACCCCGGCAAGTCCCGGATTCCACAAGGGACCGGTCCGGAAACGCCGTCTGCAAACCAAACCAGAAGGGCCCCTCTCCTGGAAGAGTCCCCGCCATCATTTCCTCATTCCATAGCGCTTGGCTTTTGCGCCTTCCGCGGCATCCGCCTCCGGCGGATGCCGCGGAAGGCATGCAGGAACACGCCCGGATGCAGGACAAGGAACAAGAACATGCGGACGGTGAGAGAAAGACGGATGCCGGCCGACAGCCTGCATCCGTCTGTTATGAACCGTTGCTTTTTGGCCGGGTGCGGGAAACGCCGAAGCGGATGCTACCCCGCCGGCGTCGAGGCGGTTAGGCCGGTTCCGCCCCAGCCGAATACGCGACGCTCGCTCACGGCGCCGGCCGAGGCGTACACCGGATTCCCGGCGTCGGTGGTTCCCGTTTTACGAACCACGGTCACCCGCCACTCGAAAATATGCACCGTTCCGTCGGTCGGTTTGAAATCCGCCGGAACAATCAACCGGGTTTCCTTCACGTAGAACATGCTCTTCTCGCTTTCGGCGAGCGAGATATCCCGGATCGACACCTGGTATTCCTCGCTTTCACGCAGGGCGGCGACTTCCGCCCATTGCAGCGCGATTTCATTATCCGACATCCCGAAGATCGTCCCGTCCCGCGGCGTAAGCAGGTTGGGCGCCGGATAGGGCGGAGGCGTGGTCGGGGTAGGACTCGGCCCGGCGGTGGGTTCGCGTTCGCACACCGGAATCTTGAGTTTCATGCCGACGAAAACCACGTCGTTGGCGAAGGAATACTGCGGATTCCACCGCTTGATGGATTCGATGGACACGTCGTACATATCGGCGATCCCGGCCAGCGTATCGCCGTCTTTCACTTCATAGGGGATGAACTCGCAGGCGGCGTAGGTTTGGGTCACCGCGTTCGCCGTTTCCGTCGAAGCCGGAGGCGGAGTAGGCGTGGGCTGAGGAATATACAGCGTGGCTCCAATGACCAAAAGGTCGCAGTTAACGGATTTCCCGCCCTCCTGTTTGATCTGGTTGGGATCGGTGATCCCGTATTCCGACATGTACAAAGAGCACGTGTCTCCCGCCTGAACGGTGATCACGATCGGCGGCAGCGGGGTGAAAGTGAGCGTCGGCGCCGGAGTGCCGCTCGGCTGGAGGGTGAGCGTGATGGTCGGGGTGACCGGCGGTGCGGTGGCGATGGCCACGGGTCCGGCGATCAAGCCGCCCTTTACCAGGGCGACCATGATCAGAGCGCCGAGGATAAGCGCGATGACGGGCGCGGCAACCGCCGCGCCGACCGGGATATTGATGCTGCCCGATTGGCCGGACATCCGCGCCGGGGCTTTCAAAGCCTTTCCGGAACCGGCCGCAAAAACCATTCCGCAAACGGCGCAACGGGAGGCGGTGTCCGCGATCCGCGTGCCGCAAGCAGGGCATATTCGACTGGGTACGGAAGGTCGAGGACTGGTGTTCGTCATTTTCTCTCCGTTTGGCGTACGGACATTATACCAAAGGGGAATCCTCCTATTTCCAGGACGATTCGTCTTGACTCATTCATTCCAACGGTGTTCCACAAGGGGTTTTCGCGCATCCCGGCCGGAGACGTCTTCCGGCCGATGGCTTGAATCCGCCTTCCCCGATACGGAGTAACCTTATCTGGTCAAGAGAGTTCTGGGGCGGCGGGGTGGGGAGCATTCTTCGACAATGACGTCAATTCCGAAGCGAGATCGGAGATCTGACCTTCGATCTTTTCATCCTTCCCCCAAAGCTGCCGTTGTTTTTCCTTGAACGCCAACTCCGCGCAGACCGTGTGCAGACGGGCGATGAGCCGGTAGCGCCGGAAATCGAAGCGGCAAATCGCCTCCCATTCCGAAAGCAACCGGGTCCGCATCGAAACCGCCGCTTCCCACTGGTGGGGACGGATGATTCCGCTGTCTACATACGGACGCAAATACTTGCGGATGGTACCCCGCTCACGGATCAAGGAGCCGAACGACAGCAGGGCGATCGCCACCGCGCCGATCCCATACACCAGCAGGCTGGCGGGCAGGGCGATCAGTAAGGAAGGGATCCGGGCTGAGAGGGTAATGGCGAAATTGTGCAGGCCGTGAAAGAGGGCGGCCGTCAGGTATCCTCCCGCCGCCCATGCCACAGCCCTTCCCGGGGACCGCGCATATTTGGCAAACGCCAGCCCCAAGCCGGAGAACGATGTGAACACCGCATGCATGGACCCGAACACCATGGCGCGCAGGAAAAAGAACAGGACCAATTCCTCCATGGTTTGGCTGGATAGAAAAATGATCAGGTTTTCGGTGGCGGCGAAGCCGAACCCGACCATTGCCCCGTAAATGATCCCGTCCAGCGGACCGTCGACTTCCCTTTGGGCAAGCCCGAAGATACCCAGCAGGCCGAGCAGCTTCACGCCCTCCTCGACGAGCGGCGCGACAAGGCCGAGGTTGAAAAGAGTCAATCCGGCGGGGGCGTCGGTTCCCGCATACCCGGAAACCAAGGCCAGGATCAACTCCGCGACAATGGAGAGGATCGCCGCCGGCGCCACGCCCCACAGGAACGAGAGCAGAAGCAGGTGGGCCGGTTCCTTTTCATACCGGTCGAACCACCAAACCAGCATCGCCCAACAAACCATGGGCAGAATGCCGGCGAAGATCGACATGACCAACAGCAGCAAAAGGTTCACGGAGATCCTGCCCCGAACGCTAGAGGTACGATTTTAAATTATGGGAAACCGCGTAGGCCGCGGCTTCGGTCCGGTTGGCCACGTTCAGTTTTGAGAGGATTGATGAGACGTAATTGCGGACGGTCCCTTCGCCGAGGAAAAGCGCCTGGGAAATTTCGCGGTTGGTTTTCCCTTCCGCCACCAGCTGAAGGACGTGCATTTCCTGCTGGGTTAATCCGGAGAAGGTGGAAGCCTCCTCATCCTGCGCCATCTTGCGCATCTCTGCGAACACCCGTTTGGTGACGGCGGGATCCAGAAGGGCCTCGCCGCGGCCCACGCGTTCAATGGCCTGCACGAGTTCCCCCCCCCCGATCTGCTTGAGAAGATATCCGGAGGCGCCGGCGCGGATGGCGGAAAACAGCATCTCATCCTCCGCATACGATGTCAGCATGATCACTTTAATTTCCGGGTTCATCTGGAGGATGTCTTGGCAGGCTTCGATCCCGGACATTCCCGGAAGGCGGATGTCCATCAGCACGACGTCCGGTTTGAGGGCCAGCGCCTTCTCGACGGCTTCGGCCGCGGAGCCGGCCTCGGCAATCACTTCGAATCCCTGATGGTGCTCCAGCAGGGATTTCAACCCCAGCCGGACCACCTCGTGGTCATCCACCAACATTATTCTTTGAGTGCTCATGCCGATCGACCGGGCCCGGGCGCCGTCCGGCGCAGGACGGGATGAATTCTTGCGGTAAGGATAATTCAATGCCGATTGATTGACAAGCCCAAACCGGTCTGTTACACTCCGGCACGATCCTCTTTCGGAATGTTTCCATGCGCTTCGACCGCAAAGCACTGGAAGACATCGAAGACCGAACCCTCGCTCCGTACGCTTCCCGCAGCAAACACTCGCGCGGAAGGGTTTATCCCGAGGCGGAACCCGGATACCGGACCTGCTACCAGCGGGACCGCGACCGGATCCTGCATACCACCGCCTTCCGCAGGCTGGAGCATAAGACCCAGGTTTTCGTATCCTACGAAGGGGATTATTACCGCACCCGGCTGACCCACACGCTGGAAGTCGCGCAAATCGGACGCTCGCTGGCCCGCGCATTGGGCGTTAACGAGGATCTGGTGGAGGCGATCTGCCTGGCGCACGACCTGGGTCATCCGCCGTTCGGGCATTCGGGGGAAGCGGTGCTCTCACGGCTGATGGAAGCGCACGGCGGCTTCGATCATAACCGGCAATCCATGCGGATTGTGACCGTCCTGGAGCGTCGCTACCCCGGGTTCCCGGGATTGAACCTGACCTGGGAGACCCGCGAAGGGATCGTCAAGCACGAGACGGCGTTCGACATCCCCGATGTGTCCGAGTACGCGCCGCAGGAACGCGCCAGCGTGGAAGCGCAGATCGCCAATGCCGCGGACGAATGCGCCTACACCTCGCACGACCTGGACGACGGCCTCCGGTCCGGGATGCTTGCGCCGGAGGACCTTGCAGATCTGGCGATTTGGAAAACCCTGCGCCAGGAATCGCTGCCGGGGTCTGACCCGCGCGACGACCTTGTCCGCCATCGGATGATCCGCGCCTTTATCGGCCTTGCCGTGCAGGACCTGATAGACACCGCCGACGCTCAATTGACGGAATTCGGCGTCAAGCGCAACGCGGATGTGAGGAGCGCTCCGGAAAGCGTCGTGCGTCCGTCGGACGCTTTTCTTCCGCCCCTGGAAGCCCTGCGCCAACGGCTTTTCGAGAGGATGTACCGCCACCACCGGGTGATGCGCATGGCGCTGAAAGCGGAAAAATTCCTGTCCGAACTGTTTTCGATGTACGTCGCCAACCCAAAGATCCTGCCCCCGGCTGTGCTGAGCCGGACCGAGGAAGAGGATCCGCACCGGGTTGTGTGCGATTACATCGCCGGTATGACCGATCGCTTCGCCCTGGAAGAATACCAAAAACTCAACGACCCCCACGCAAAGCCCTGAGGGAAAAACCGGACCGGGAGAAAAAAAGAAAATCATGGAACGGAAGATCCTGACGCCCGAGGGGGCCCGAAAAATCAAGGAAGAGTTGGCGCAGCTTCGAGGGCCGGCGCGGTCTGCGCTGGCAAATCGCCTGCGGGCCGCCATCCAGCAGGGCGATTTGTCGGAAAACGCAGACTATACCTCGGCCAAAGAGGAACAGGGCTTTCTGGAAGGGCGGATTTTGGAATTAGAAACGCTGATAAAAACAGCCGAGATTGTCGATCCGGCATTCACGTCCCGCAACGTGGTGTCGCTCGGATGCCGCGTGCATGTTTCGGATGAGGAAAACGAATCCGATGTGTTTCAAATTGTGGGAAGCACGGAGGGGGATTCCCGGGCGGGAAAGATCTCCCATGAATCGCCGATCGGAAAAGCGCTGCTCGGACACAAAGCCGGCGACACCGTGACGGTCGCCACGCCGGGCGGTTCGCGTTTTTTCCGGATAACGAAAATCGAGTGAGATAGATCATCGGCCGAATCATCGCCTTCCGGTGGCGTCGTCATTCCTGCGTTTTTTTATGGGAATCCGCGGGTTGGGAGGCGTCGATGCCCGACAGATCCGCCCCGCTGCGCAGGGCAGGCGCGGACATGACACCATGGTAAGCCTTTTAAGATTTTCAACGGATTAACAAGATATTATTTGAGGACGGCAGTTTTTTTTTCAACCTTCCAGAAAAACCGCATGGTATGCCGTGCGGTTTTTTATTTTTCCTTCGCCCAAACTTCCAATTGCAATGTCACCCGTTCAAAATAGGAATTCTGAGGGAGGGAGCCGGCCCCGTAGACCAATTCGCGGATCAGCACCCGCAGTTGCAAGCCGGGGGTTTCCATCCAAAAATCCGCTCCGGGGAGGGCCAAGACGGGCAGTCCGCGGGGCGCCAGCGTGGAGCGGACATCTTCTTTCTCAAACGAATACTGACTCATCAAGACGGAGGTTGAGGTTCGGCTCGGCTTGCGGTCGAACAACCAGACCTCCAAAGCAGTGACTTTTTTGGGTTCTCCCACGCCGATCGGCTCGGAGATCCCCACGCCGCATTCGCCCAGAAAATCCCCGCTTGGTGAATTAATCGTGAAGCTGTCTTCGTACAGGTCGTCGCCCAACGCATAGGTGGTCACAAAGCGCTCCAGGGGTTCCGTCCCCTCGCCGCTTTCCGTTTCTTCCTCCGCCGGAGGCGGACTGGGGGCGCTTTGCAGCTCCTCCTCGGCTTCCAGGGAAAGTTCCTCCGGAACGGAAGACACATTCAACGACGGAGCGGGGGCGGCGCGGTGCCTGCGAATGTTCACCGCCAACACCAGAGCAATCGCGCCCCCGATTATTACTCCCAGAAGAGCCAGAAGGCCGAAGGCGCCCTGAAGTCCGCCGGTGGATGCCGCCGGGACGGGTTCGCCTGCATCGGCCGCTCCGGAAACATAGAGGTTGGCGATCAAGACCTCGAATTGATTCAGCCTCTCGGGATCCGTTAGGTTGTCGCCGCGCAGCTGCGCCAGCACATCCAGCTTGTTTTCGCCCAAAGCCTCGAATCGGCTGCGGGCCAGGACTGCATCCCCGTTTACGCCGTAGGAATCGACCGCCATCCGCAAGTAGTCCAGCTGGATATCCGAGCGGAGCATCTCGGGGGTGGTGTCGACGTACTCGACCGGCCACACAATCCAGCCCAAGACGATCAATCCGAACAGCGTTCCCAACAGAAAACTCGCCCCGTTAAGGAACATCGGGGAGCGGAGAAGATTTTCCAGGTTGCCGCGCCAAGGAATCCGGCTTGTCATAGCCACCTTATCCCGATTGTATCTTCAGAAGGCTCCGCCTGGCAATTCCATCCTTCTTCGTCGCCCGGGCCTTCGCCTCCCCGCCGAAACTCACCGCGCCTCCGCCTCTTTGGCCGAGATGGCGTCGAGGGGGAACTTCGCTTCGCATTTAATGCATTGGGCCGTCTGCCGGCCGCTCAGAACCAGCAGGCCGCCGCATGCCGGGCAGGGGATGGGCAACGGTTTCTTCCATGAGGTGAAATCACAGGTCGGATAATTCGAGCAGGCGTAGAAGGTTCGTCCTTTGCGCGTCTTGCGCTCGACCAGGTCTCCGCCGTCCTTAGGGCAAGCCACGCCCGTCTTTTCCAGCCAGGGTTCCACGTAGCGGCAGGCGGGAAACGTCGAGCAGCCGATGAACTTCCCGAACCGCCCGAAGCGGATCACCAGCGGGTTGCCGCAGGTGGGGCAATCGCGTCCGGCCGGCTCCGGCTTGTCATCTGCCTTCGGGATCTCCTGCTCCGCGTGCTTGACGTCCCTGGAAAACGGCTCGTAGAATTCCTTAAGGGTCGCCGTCCAGTCGTGAGCCCCTTCGGCGATCTCGTCCAATTCGTCTTCCATGGTGGCTGTGAAACCGGTGTTGATCACGTCGGGAAAGTACGTGACCAGCATGTCGTTCACGGTAAAGCCGATTTCCGTCGGCAGCAGGCGCTTCTCTTCGCGGACGGCGTATCCGCGCTGTTGGATGGTGGACAAGATCGGAGCGTAGGTCGACGGCCTGCCGATGTCGAACTCCTCCAGGGCGCGGATAAGCGCCGCCTCGGTGTAGCGGGGGGGCGGTTGGGTGAAATGCTGCTCGGGAAGCACGCCGATCAGCCGCAGCGGCTCGCCTTCCTCCAGGGGCGGAAGGGTCGCTTGGGCCTCTTCTTCCGCCTCCTGGTCCTCGTCCTTGGCTTCTTCGTAGACCGCCAGAAACCCCTGGAAGCGCAACATGGCTCCAGAAGCCCGCAGAAGGTATTTCCGGGCCCCTGAGGCCTCTACATCGACCTGGACGGTATCAAATTGGGCCGGAGCCATCTGCGAAGCCAAGAACCTCTGCCAGATCAGTCCGTAGAGCCGGTTCTGGTCCCGGCTGAGGTATTCCTGAAGCGCCTTCGGCTGACGCAGGACCGATGTCGGCCGAATGGCCTCATGCGCCTCCTGGGCGGAACGGGAGCGGGTCCGGTATTGGGGAGGTTCGGCCGGGAGGAATTCCTTGCCGAATTTCTCGGCGATCCACTCCCGGGCTTCTTGCTGGGCAACTTCAGCCACTTGGGTGGAATCGGTGCGCATGTACGTGATCAGGCCGGTCATGCCCTGGGAATCGAGTTCCACGCCCTCGTACAATTGCTGAGCGATAGCCATTGTTTTCTTGGGAGAAAAGCCGAGTTTTCGGGACGCTTCCTGTTGCAGGGTGGAAGTGGTGAAGGGGGCGGATGGATTCCGTTTCCGGATGCCCCGGCGCACCCGGGCCGCGAGGTAGGAAGCCTTTTCCAGATCGGCGGCCATGGACGCGGCGTCCGCCTGCGAACCCAAAGACACCTCCTGATCGTCCGCCTTCATTAATTTCGCGCGGAAGGCGATGCCGCCGTTCGTCTGCTTGGCGAGATCGGTTTCGATCGACCAATACTCCTTGGCCTCGAAGGCGTTGATCTCGCGCTCCCGTTCCACCACCAACCGCAGCGCCACCGATTGCACCCGCCCGGCCGAAAGCCGGCTGCGGACCTTGGCCCACAGCAGCGGACTGAGCATATAGCCGACCAGCCGGTCCAGGATTCTCCGGGCTTGCTGGGCGTTGACCAGGTTCATGTCGATTTCGCGCGGATGCCGGAAGGCCTCCTCGACCGCGGACCTCGTGATCTCGTGGAATACGACGCGGCGGGTCCGAGCGTCGTCCAATTCGACGGCTTCTTTTAGGTGCCAGGCGATGGCCTCCCCCTCCCGGTCCGGATCCGTGGCGAGGTACACCTCCTCGGATTGCTGGGCGAGGGCTTTTAATTCTTTCACCACCGGACGTTTTTCGTTGGGAATCCGGTATTTCGGAGTGAAGCCGTTGTCGACGTCCACCGAAAGTTGGGAGCGCAGCAGGTCGCGCACGTGGCCGACGGAGGCCCGGACCTGGAACCCTTTGCCGAGAAACCGACCGACGGTTTTTGCCTTGGTCGGCGATTCCACGATCACCAGCTTTCCGTTCCGCTTGGGGCGTTTTGTCTCACGCTGGACCGGAGCGGGGGGCGTCAGGCCGGCGTGGGCCTCGGTCAAACCCATTTTTTGGATCTTCGTTCCGCAGACGGCGCAGAGGCCCTTGGTGGTCGGCCGGCCGTTGGAGAGAAAGGCCGGCTCCGGATGAGCGATCTCCCGTTTGGCCTTGCATTTTAGACAGTACCCTTCCATAACCGCAAAAAACTCCGTTCTTGTAGAATGAGATACGATTTCTTCGCGGCGGCACGTCAAACTTAAACGCGTCCGATCCGCGGGTTATTTTTTGTATACGGCGTTATAAATTTCCCGGACGTCCTGAGACCTCCCGCTCCGGCAGACGAGGATGGCATCGTCCGTCTCGACGATGATGACGTCCTCCAAGCCGACGGTGGCCAGGATTCGGTCGTCTTGGATCCTGCGAAGGACGGTGACGGATTTCGACCCCGCATCGAGATGCCGGCCCGCCGCACTCGAACGCAATTCCGGACGCTCGCGGTAAAGCTCGACCAGCGCGTCCCAACTGCCGATATCGGTCCAACCCAAATCCCGCGCCGAAAGGACCGCAACCCGTTCGGACTTTTCGAGGATCCCGTAATCCAGCGATACGGATGGGACGCCTTCCCAAAGCCTCTCGAAAACCCCGGCCTGCGCGTTCCCGCGCACCGCGTCCGTCAACGGATCCAGAACGGCTGCGATGGCCGGTTGGTGCCTGCGGAATTCTTCTGCGATCACATCCGACCGCCAGAAGAACATTCCGGAATTCCAACTAAACCCGCCGCGGCGGATCATTTCGCGGGCTTGCTCCAAGTCGGGCTTCTCGGTGAAGCGCCGGACCCGGTAGGCTGGGAAGCCTTCCACCGGTCCCAAAGCGTCGCCCTGTTCGATGTACCCGTATCCGGTGAGGGGACCGGACGGATCGATCCCGAGCGTTACCAAGTATCCGCGCTCGGCAAGGGTTTGGGCGGCGCGGACAAGCGCGCGGTACTTTGGCACGTCCGCGATGAAATGGTCCGAAGGCAGACAAGCCATCACGAACTGCGGCACGCGGGCGCGCAGGCAAGCCAGGGCGAAGGCCGCCGCCGGGGCGGTGTTGCGCGGGCTGGGCTCGGAGAAAAAATTCCGATCCGGGACCGGCGTCCGCGCGGCCCGCAGCAGCCTTTCCAGCCTGCGGTTGGAAACGACAAAGACATCCTGCGGGGCGGCGACCCCCTCCAGGCGCTCAACGGTTAATTCGAACAGCGACCTCCCGCCCAACAGCGGCAGGCATTGCTTGGGTTCCTCTGGGCGCGAAAACGGCCACAACCGCGTGCCGCCGCCTCCGGCCATCAGCACCACCAGCAAGGGAAGGTTGCCTTGCGGCTCGGTTTCCATTAGGTCCGCCGATCTTCCGGCCCGACCGACGCCGCGGCGACATACTGCATGCCGCCGACCGGCCGGACCAGACCTTTCAATTCCATCAGCGCCAGCGTGCTGGAGACCGTCTCGACCGGCAGATCCACGCTGGCACGCACAAGATCAATATGCATTGGCTCCGAACCGATCGCCTCGAGGATCTTCGCTTCGATCGGGGTGGCCGGCACCGCCATCCGCATCTGCAACGCGGGCGCGATCCGTTCCGCATTCAGCGCGAGGATGAGATCCTCGGGGGACAAGGCTGGCTGGGCTCCGTCCCCGATCAACCGGTTGCAGCCCCGGCTGGCGGGGCTGAGAATGCTGCCGGGAACGGCGAACACATCCCGCCCGTAATCGCCTGCATAGGATGCGGTAAGCAAAGCGCCGCTTTCCTCTCCGGCTTCGACGACCAGCGTCGCCAGCGCCAATCCGGCGATGATTCGGTTGCGGGGAGGAAAATTGGCCGCATCGGGAGGCGTGCCCGGGGGATAATCGCTCAGCACCGCCCCGGATTCCGCAATCCGCCGAGTCAACCGCGCATGCTCGGGCGGATACACCACATCGGCTCCGCAACCCAGCACCGCCAGCGTGCGCCCGCCGCCTTCCAGCGCGGCTTGGTGCGCTTCGGCATCCACGCCGCGCGCCAGGCCGCTGACGACGGTGATCCCGCTTGACGCCAGCGCGGACGCGAACATCCGCGCGGCTTCCCGGCCGTAAGGGGTGGCCCGGCGCGTTCCCACCACCGCCACCGCCAATCCATCCGCCGGAATAATTCCGCCGCGCAGGTAAAGAACCGGCGGAGGGGCCGGCAGCTCCTTTAATCGCGGCGGATAATCCGGATCCTCCCAAATCAACACCCGCAGCCCAAGCTCGGTGCAACGGTCCAGCAGCCGTCGCGGATCCAAGTGCGGACGGACGGCGGCGACGGCGGATGCGCTGCGTTCATCCAGACCGGCTTCCATGAGACCTGTCCGCGGGACTTCCCAGGCCGATTGCAGATTTCCGAAAGCCTTCAGCAACCGTTGAAATCGGACCGCACCGATACCGCGGATGTGGTTGAAAGCGATCCAATATGCTCGTTCCACCGCCGTCATGGTTCCCCCCCTGGATCAAAAAATCCGGGCTGAGAATACCACGAGCCCCGCAAATGGGTCAAGTTGCGCTTTTTTTCAGCGTTTTTTTCGAATTCCCGGAAAGACCGGACTCGGTTGGAGACAGGACGCCCCTGTCACGAATCTCCCATAACACTCCGGAAGATATAATACCCCTTATGCGCGTGGCAATGCTTTCATATCACACCTGCCCCTTGGCGGCGCTGGGGGGCAAAGACACCGGCGGCATGAACGTCTACGTCCGAGAATTGACCCGATCGCTTGGGAAGGCGGGCATCCGGGTGGACGTGTTTACCCGCTCCCAGGATGAGCACATTCCGCACGTCGTCCATGATTTGGGGAATGGGAATCGCGTGATTCATATCCCGGCCGGACCGGAAAGTCCTCTGCCGCGGGATCGGCTTTCCCGCTACGTAGACGCGTTTGCGGAGGGAATCCGGCAGTTCGCCGCTGACAACGCACTCGCGTACGATCTGATCCACAGCCACTACTGGCTGTCCGGATTGGCGGGATTGGCCCTGAAACGGGAGTGGGGTTCCCCGCTTCTGCACATGTTCCACACGCTGGGGGAGATGAAAAACCGCCTGGGCGGAACCGTCGAGGATCCCGCGCGGCGCCAAGCCGAGAACGCCGTCCTTTCCGGCGCGGACCGGATCGTATCCGCCACCCCCGCGGAACGAATGCAATTGCATTGGCTGTACCAGGCGGATCCGCGCAAGGTGGTTGTTCTCCCTCCCGGAGTGGATCTCGAGCTGTTCCACCCGCATCCGGAGGCGGAAACGAGGCGGCGGCTCGGCCTTCCCGTCGACGCGCGGATGATCCTCTTCGTCGGCCGGATCGAGCGTCTGAAAGGCTTGGAGACTCTCCTGCGGGCGGCCGCGCTGCTGCAGGAGCGCGGTTTTCTTTCCCCTCCCTGCCCGTGCGTGATGGTCATCGGCGGGGAGCCCGATGCTCCGAAGGACGAAATGCAATACCTTCAAGACCTGCGGAAATCCCTCTCCCTTACCGGCGTGGTTACGTTTCTTGGGAAGCGGCCGCAGACCGAATTGCCCATGTATTATTCCTCGGCGCAAGCCGTCGTCATGCCATCGCAATACGAATCCTTCGGAATGGTCGCGCTGGAGGCGATGGCCTGCGGCACCCCGGTGGTGGCCTCCGGGGTGGGAGGCCTTCTGTACCTTGTCCGCGACGGCCGGACCGGTTACCACATCCCGGATTCCGATCCGAACGCGCTGGCGGACCGTCTTCAGCGGATCCTTTCCAACGAACGCCTGCGCCGCGAGCTGGGGCGCCATGCGGCCAATGTAGCCCACGGCTATTCCTGGGATCGGATTACCGACCAGATGCTGACCTTGTATGAAAGCGTCCTGGCCGGCTGTTATACATCGGATCCGAACATGGAACACGCGCATTGACCAGCTCCAGATCCACCCCGTTGGCTTAAAGTAAATCCCTCGCATTTTCTCAACCTTCCCTGTAAACGTCCTCCCTTTGCTTTCCCTCGCTTTTCCTCGGGACAGGCGCTCGGGACAAGGTCGGGCAACCATTCCTGGATTTGCTCCGGGATGGGCTTCCCAGACACCTCACATCGGAAAATGGGGGTAATGATTAACCCAACCGGAAAAAGGGGAGTCAGCTTATCTTCCTCCGCACCTTGTTATCCCTTTCCTAGCTTATGCAGGTGGAGGGGTAACAGGGATAGGACGATGAGGATTCCGTCGGATCCCGCGGACGGCGCAGAAAAATGTCTGTGCAGGGAAATCATTATTCGAGGCGAT from Anaerolineales bacterium harbors:
- a CDS encoding LysM peptidoglycan-binding domain-containing protein is translated as MSGQSGSINIPVGAAVAAPVIALILGALIMVALVKGGLIAGPVAIATAPPVTPTITLTLQPSGTPAPTLTFTPLPPIVITVQAGDTCSLYMSEYGITDPNQIKQEGGKSVNCDLLVIGATLYIPQPTPTPPPASTETANAVTQTYAACEFIPYEVKDGDTLAGIADMYDVSIESIKRWNPQYSFANDVVFVGMKLKIPVCEREPTAGPSPTPTTPPPYPAPNLLTPRDGTIFGMSDNEIALQWAEVAALRESEEYQVSIRDISLAESEKSMFYVKETRLIVPADFKPTDGTVHIFEWRVTVVRKTGTTDAGNPVYASAGAVSERRVFGWGGTGLTASTPAG
- a CDS encoding PrsW family intramembrane metalloprotease — protein: MNLLLLLVMSIFAGILPMVCWAMLVWWFDRYEKEPAHLLLLSFLWGVAPAAILSIVAELILALVSGYAGTDAPAGLTLFNLGLVAPLVEEGVKLLGLLGIFGLAQREVDGPLDGIIYGAMVGFGFAATENLIIFLSSQTMEELVLFFFLRAMVFGSMHAVFTSFSGLGLAFAKYARSPGRAVAWAAGGYLTAALFHGLHNFAITLSARIPSLLIALPASLLVYGIGAVAIALLSFGSLIRERGTIRKYLRPYVDSGIIRPHQWEAAVSMRTRLLSEWEAICRFDFRRYRLIARLHTVCAELAFKEKQRQLWGKDEKIEGQISDLASELTSLSKNAPHPAAPELS
- a CDS encoding response regulator transcription factor; translated protein: MSTQRIMLVDDHEVVRLGLKSLLEHHQGFEVIAEAGSAAEAVEKALALKPDVVLMDIRLPGMSGIEACQDILQMNPEIKVIMLTSYAEDEMLFSAIRAGASGYLLKQIGGGELVQAIERVGRGEALLDPAVTKRVFAEMRKMAQDEEASTFSGLTQQEMHVLQLVAEGKTNREISQALFLGEGTVRNYVSSILSKLNVANRTEAAAYAVSHNLKSYL
- a CDS encoding deoxyguanosinetriphosphate triphosphohydrolase, with the translated sequence MRFDRKALEDIEDRTLAPYASRSKHSRGRVYPEAEPGYRTCYQRDRDRILHTTAFRRLEHKTQVFVSYEGDYYRTRLTHTLEVAQIGRSLARALGVNEDLVEAICLAHDLGHPPFGHSGEAVLSRLMEAHGGFDHNRQSMRIVTVLERRYPGFPGLNLTWETREGIVKHETAFDIPDVSEYAPQERASVEAQIANAADECAYTSHDLDDGLRSGMLAPEDLADLAIWKTLRQESLPGSDPRDDLVRHRMIRAFIGLAVQDLIDTADAQLTEFGVKRNADVRSAPESVVRPSDAFLPPLEALRQRLFERMYRHHRVMRMALKAEKFLSELFSMYVANPKILPPAVLSRTEEEDPHRVVCDYIAGMTDRFALEEYQKLNDPHAKP
- the greA gene encoding transcription elongation factor GreA, which gives rise to MERKILTPEGARKIKEELAQLRGPARSALANRLRAAIQQGDLSENADYTSAKEEQGFLEGRILELETLIKTAEIVDPAFTSRNVVSLGCRVHVSDEENESDVFQIVGSTEGDSRAGKISHESPIGKALLGHKAGDTVTVATPGGSRFFRITKIE
- the topA gene encoding type I DNA topoisomerase, whose product is MEGYCLKCKAKREIAHPEPAFLSNGRPTTKGLCAVCGTKIQKMGLTEAHAGLTPPAPVQRETKRPKRNGKLVIVESPTKAKTVGRFLGKGFQVRASVGHVRDLLRSQLSVDVDNGFTPKYRIPNEKRPVVKELKALAQQSEEVYLATDPDREGEAIAWHLKEAVELDDARTRRVVFHEITRSAVEEAFRHPREIDMNLVNAQQARRILDRLVGYMLSPLLWAKVRSRLSAGRVQSVALRLVVEREREINAFEAKEYWSIETDLAKQTNGGIAFRAKLMKADDQEVSLGSQADAASMAADLEKASYLAARVRRGIRKRNPSAPFTTSTLQQEASRKLGFSPKKTMAIAQQLYEGVELDSQGMTGLITYMRTDSTQVAEVAQQEAREWIAEKFGKEFLPAEPPQYRTRSRSAQEAHEAIRPTSVLRQPKALQEYLSRDQNRLYGLIWQRFLASQMAPAQFDTVQVDVEASGARKYLLRASGAMLRFQGFLAVYEEAKDEDQEAEEEAQATLPPLEEGEPLRLIGVLPEQHFTQPPPRYTEAALIRALEEFDIGRPSTYAPILSTIQQRGYAVREEKRLLPTEIGFTVNDMLVTYFPDVINTGFTATMEDELDEIAEGAHDWTATLKEFYEPFSRDVKHAEQEIPKADDKPEPAGRDCPTCGNPLVIRFGRFGKFIGCSTFPACRYVEPWLEKTGVACPKDGGDLVERKTRKGRTFYACSNYPTCDFTSWKKPLPIPCPACGGLLVLSGRQTAQCIKCEAKFPLDAISAKEAEAR
- a CDS encoding NTP transferase domain-containing protein; the encoded protein is METEPQGNLPLLVVLMAGGGGTRLWPFSRPEEPKQCLPLLGGRSLFELTVERLEGVAAPQDVFVVSNRRLERLLRAARTPVPDRNFFSEPSPRNTAPAAAFALACLRARVPQFVMACLPSDHFIADVPKYRALVRAAQTLAERGYLVTLGIDPSGPLTGYGYIEQGDALGPVEGFPAYRVRRFTEKPDLEQAREMIRRGGFSWNSGMFFWRSDVIAEEFRRHQPAIAAVLDPLTDAVRGNAQAGVFERLWEGVPSVSLDYGILEKSERVAVLSARDLGWTDIGSWDALVELYRERPELRSSAAGRHLDAGSKSVTVLRRIQDDRILATVGLEDVIIVETDDAILVCRSGRSQDVREIYNAVYKK